In a single window of the Gadus macrocephalus chromosome 6, ASM3116895v1 genome:
- the echdc1 gene encoding ethylmalonyl-CoA decarboxylase isoform X2 — translation MLWGGTVTQQTAHKNTMVICVLGRYLLKSSLCSRSWWSLYSAGHGFQPEEIRDKLRAFPGGAVDLLTQGETGLAVLTVNNPSRMNAFSGAMMVELEERVSQLESWTQGKGLIVRGAAGTFCSGSDLNAVRAISNPQDGMKMCMFMQDALTRLQRLPLVSVALVEGRALGGGSELSTACDFRLMTPDSVIQFVHKHMGLVPGWGGAARLVRLVGDRHALRLLGGALKVDPELGLRIGLADGVLGEGAPQDGDEGALRQAEEWLSRYTKGPAEVIRAAKRVVSSGRELPLTEALRAEKEVFGTVWGGEANLRALAGKTKHK, via the exons ATGTTATGGGGTGGCACCGTAACTCAGCAGACAGCACACAAG AACACGATGGTTATTTGTGTGCTGGGTCGATACCTCCTCAAAAGCAGCCTCTGCAGCAGATCCTGGTGGAG CCTGTACTCGGCCGGCCATGGCTTCCAGCCCGAGGAGATCAGGGATAAGCTCAGGGCCTTCCCCGGGGGGGCGGTGGACCTGCTCACCCAGGGGGAGACGGGGCTGGCAGTGCTGACCGTCAACAACCCCTCCCGCATGAACGCCTTCTCGG GCGCTAtgatggtggagctggaggagagggtgtCTCAGCTGGAGTCGTGGACGCAGGGCAAAGGCCTCATCGTGCGAGGGGCAGCGGGGACCTTCTGCTCAGGCTCCGACCTCAACGCCGTCAGGGCCATATCCAACCCACAG GATGGGATGAAGATGTGCATGTTTATGCAGGACGCTCTGACCAGACTACAGAG GCTGCCTCTGGTGTCGGTGGCGCTGGTGGAGGGCAGAGCACTGGGAGGAGGCTCAGAGCTCAGTACTGCCTGCGACTTCAG gcTGATGACCCCTGACAGCGTGATCCAGTTCGTCCACAAGCACATGGGCCTGGTTCCGGGCTGGGGCGGGGCCGCCCGGCTGGTCCGCCTGGTGGGGGACCGCCACGCCCTGCGGCTGCTGGGCGGGGCCCTCAAGGTGGACCCCGAGCTGGGGCTGCGGATCGGGCTGGCGGACGGCGTGCTGGGGGAGGGGGCCCCCCAGGACGGGGACGAAGGGGCCCTCCGGCAGGCGGAGGAGTGGCTGAGCCGCTACACCAAGGGGCCCGCCGAGGTGATCCGGGCCGCCAAGAGGGTGGTGTCGTCGGGGAGGGAGCTGCCCCTGACGGAGGCCCTCCGGGCGGAGAAGGAGGTGTTTGGGACCGTATGGGGCGGGGAGGCGAACCTGAGGGCCTTGGCCGGCAAGACGAAGCACAAGTGA
- the echdc1 gene encoding ethylmalonyl-CoA decarboxylase isoform X1 → MLWGGTVTQQTAHKNTMVICVLGRYLLKSSLCSRSWWRKSSLYSAGHGFQPEEIRDKLRAFPGGAVDLLTQGETGLAVLTVNNPSRMNAFSGAMMVELEERVSQLESWTQGKGLIVRGAAGTFCSGSDLNAVRAISNPQDGMKMCMFMQDALTRLQRLPLVSVALVEGRALGGGSELSTACDFRLMTPDSVIQFVHKHMGLVPGWGGAARLVRLVGDRHALRLLGGALKVDPELGLRIGLADGVLGEGAPQDGDEGALRQAEEWLSRYTKGPAEVIRAAKRVVSSGRELPLTEALRAEKEVFGTVWGGEANLRALAGKTKHK, encoded by the exons ATGTTATGGGGTGGCACCGTAACTCAGCAGACAGCACACAAG AACACGATGGTTATTTGTGTGCTGGGTCGATACCTCCTCAAAAGCAGCCTCTGCAGCAGATCCTGGTGGAG GAAGAGCAGCCTGTACTCGGCCGGCCATGGCTTCCAGCCCGAGGAGATCAGGGATAAGCTCAGGGCCTTCCCCGGGGGGGCGGTGGACCTGCTCACCCAGGGGGAGACGGGGCTGGCAGTGCTGACCGTCAACAACCCCTCCCGCATGAACGCCTTCTCGG GCGCTAtgatggtggagctggaggagagggtgtCTCAGCTGGAGTCGTGGACGCAGGGCAAAGGCCTCATCGTGCGAGGGGCAGCGGGGACCTTCTGCTCAGGCTCCGACCTCAACGCCGTCAGGGCCATATCCAACCCACAG GATGGGATGAAGATGTGCATGTTTATGCAGGACGCTCTGACCAGACTACAGAG GCTGCCTCTGGTGTCGGTGGCGCTGGTGGAGGGCAGAGCACTGGGAGGAGGCTCAGAGCTCAGTACTGCCTGCGACTTCAG gcTGATGACCCCTGACAGCGTGATCCAGTTCGTCCACAAGCACATGGGCCTGGTTCCGGGCTGGGGCGGGGCCGCCCGGCTGGTCCGCCTGGTGGGGGACCGCCACGCCCTGCGGCTGCTGGGCGGGGCCCTCAAGGTGGACCCCGAGCTGGGGCTGCGGATCGGGCTGGCGGACGGCGTGCTGGGGGAGGGGGCCCCCCAGGACGGGGACGAAGGGGCCCTCCGGCAGGCGGAGGAGTGGCTGAGCCGCTACACCAAGGGGCCCGCCGAGGTGATCCGGGCCGCCAAGAGGGTGGTGTCGTCGGGGAGGGAGCTGCCCCTGACGGAGGCCCTCCGGGCGGAGAAGGAGGTGTTTGGGACCGTATGGGGCGGGGAGGCGAACCTGAGGGCCTTGGCCGGCAAGACGAAGCACAAGTGA
- the LOC132459080 gene encoding protein SOGA3: MNPPSSGAADTPRQAESSARPKKQRATSPAGGKEGAASKGAAAQKGVKTSKQGGGSGRSSRGHSPVSTTTGRERQTCTKGAAAVQAASGTESPPPGPGGRASAERGSHAPDDASSPSSRSEQNRVVSDQPCASKSPKLRSKQPRGGEAKKSSKSAVGCGPGFWKEGCLQSELIQFHLNKSLGKKGTKMKQVSPPTSEPELSPEEEPPPHPQPDERLQEEIEKLEDENEDLKNEMEEMRAEMDEIRDTFYEEDACQLQDMRRELERANKNCRILQYRLRKAERKRLRFAETGEVDGELLRSMEQDLKVAKDVSVRLHHELENVEEKRMKTEEENERLRQKLIQVEITKQALHNELEKSKELSLKRRGGKEGGRAERRAPQTPVEEENEDLKCQLAFIKEEALLMRKKMAKIDKEKDRLDQELQKYRSFYGDVDSPLPKGEAGGPPSSRESELKLRLRLVEEEANILGRKIVELEVENRGLKAELDDMREDCLAAAGPDGSGNGGQSREQGEALSELRQQLQLVEDEAELLRRNLADVEEENKKRSSFPIPY, from the exons ATGAACCCCCCGTCCAGCGGCGCGGCAGACACGCCGCGCCAGGCGGAAAGCAGCGCGCGCCCCAAGAAGCAACGTGCGACATCGCCGGCCGGCGGCAAGGAAGGCGCGGCGTCCAAAGGTGCCGCTGCGCAGAAGGGCGTCAAGACGTCGAAACAAGGCGGAGGAAGCGGAAGGAGCAGTCGTGGTCATTCCCCGGTGTCCACGACTACGGGCAGGGAGCGGCAGACCTGCACGAAAGGCGCAGCTGCTGTCCAGGCGGCAAGCGGTACGGAAAGTCCGCCGCCGGGCCCGGGCGGCAGGGCGTCGGCGGAACGCGGCAGCCATGCGCCTGACGACGCGTCGTCGCCCTCCTCCCGGTCAGAGCAGAACCGCGTAGTGTCGGATCAGCCCTGCGCCTCCAAATCCCCCAAGCTGCGCAGCAAACAGccgagaggaggggaggcgAAGAAGAGCTCCAAGAGTGCCGTAGGGTGCGGACCGGGCTTCTGGAAGGAAGGCTGTCTGCAGTCCGAGCTGATCCAGTTCCACCTGAACAAGAGCCTTGGGAAGAAAGGCACGAAGATGAAGCAGGTGTCCCCCCCGACGTCAGAGCCGGAGCTATCCCCCGAGGAGGAGCCTCCTCCGCACCCTCAGCCCGACGAGAGGCTGcaggaggagatagagaagCTGGAGGATGAGAACGAGGATCTCAAG AACGAGATGGAGGAGATGCGGGCGGAGATGGACGAGATCCGGGACACCTTCTACGAGGAGGACGCCTGCCAGCTGCAGGACATGCGGCGCGAGCTGGAGCGCGCCAACAAGAACTGCCGCATCCTGCAGTACCGCCTTCGCAAGGCCGAGAGGAAGAGGCTGAGGTTCGCCGAGACGGGCGAGGTGGACGGAGAGCTGCTCCGGAGCATGGAGCAGGACCTCAAG GTGGCCAAGGACGTGTCGGTGCGGCTGCACCACGAGCTGGAGAACGTGGAGGAGAAGCGGAtgaagacggaggaggagaacgagaggCTGAGGCAGAAGCTCATCCAGGTGGAGATCACCAAGCAGGCCCTGCACAACGAGCTGGAGAAGTCCAAGgag CTGTCGCTGAAGAGACGAGGAggcaaggagggagggagggcagagaggagggccCCACAGACCCCGGTGGAG GAGGAGAACGAGGACCTGAAGTGCCAGCTGGCCTTCATCAAAGAGGAGGCCCTCCTGATGAGGAAGAAGATGGCCAAGATCGACAAGGAGAAGGACCGCCTGGACCAGGAGCTGCAGAAGTACCGCTCCTTCTACGGCGACGTGGACAGCCCCCTGCCCAAGGGGGAGGCCGGGGGACCCCCCTCCAGCCGCGAGTCGGAGCTGAAGCTCCGGCTGcgtctggtggaggaggaggccaacATCCTGGGGAGGAAGAtcgtggagctggaggtggagaaccGCGGGCTGAAGGCGGAGCTGGACGACATGAGAGAGGACTG tctTGCGGCTGCGGGTCCAGACGGCTCCGGTAACGGGGGCCAGTccagggagcagggggaggctCTGTCAGAGCtccggcagcagctgcagctggtGGAGGACGAGGCGGAGCTCCTGAGGAGGAACCTGGcagatgtggaggaggagaataaAAAG AGGTCTTCCTTCCCGATCCCGTATTGA